The nucleotide window GGCGGCCAGTTCTCCCGAGGTCAGTTTTTCCCTGATTTTCTCGAGCCGCACTTTTTTCAGATAAGCCATGGGCGCCATATGTTTATACCTCTCGAAAGTTTTATATAGCACCCTGATACTCAGGCCGGAGACATCGGTAAGATCATTCATGGTGATGTCTTCTGTCAGGTTCTCGTGAATGAACCGGTCTACCTTGCGGATGGATATCGGCACCGCATGAGGACCCATGTGGGACAGCATGTGGCTGTAGTTATTCGGGATGGCCTGGAGGAATGCCCGGAGGAACAATGTTTCGACAGGGGTCGACAGGTGATCTGACTCCAGCAGACTGGAGTGGCTGGAATTGAGTTCCTGACAGAAGAAACTGACCAGCCGGTAGAGGCTTGCAACATTCTCCGACGACATATCGACTTTGCTTCCGAATTCAACGGGCTTCCGTATGGGGGAGCCGATAAGTTCGGTCATAAAGGCATCCAGCCGTTCCTTTTCGATTCTGACGATTATTTTCCGGCAATCTTCGGAATAGAAGAAACTCTCGGGATGAAAGGGATTAACGATAACGGCTGTATCGCGGGTTGCAGTGAAGTTCCCATAGCCGGTTTGCACGCCGCATTCTCCATCCAGAATAAATTGTAGATGATAATAGTTTGCCGGTTTTGTCGCTGATACAACGACCTCTTCACCAAAATAAAGATAATTGAAGGAGATCTTCTCAATTTGCTTGTGGCTGAGAGTAGCCCGCCGGTTGCGTTCAGGGGAGGGACCGCTGACCACGCGCAGGTAATGTTCCCCGACCAGGGAGTTCACATATTTTGAGACTTCCCTGGGATGGGCATTGCGCAGGATTGAATGATTGTAAAGTAAATGGCCCATGTCGGTCTTTCCAAAACAGATCAAGCGCAAACTCGAAAGCTTCGGTCTGGCGCCGTCTAAAAAACTGTCGTATAATATACTAGAATATAAGTATACAAGAATTTATGAATCCTTGTCAAGCAACCAGAGGGTCAGTCATAACCTCTTTCATTTACAAAGAGTTATACAGGATTTGCCGGCCCGGTTTCTGTTGTAAATAACGAGTCAAAAACGGATAGGCGATTCCATAACAGGATATTTGTGGCGCCGGTTTCTGGCTAGTTTTGGTGAAATCACACCTGATAGGGTGAAGATATGAAATTCAAAAAGGACTCCGGCTGAGCTCGATCCCCGGGTGGATGTGCAAGCCTGCGATTCTGGTCTGGAGAGCTGCAATGGACGTACAGGTTTATTTCAATTTCCGTAGCCCCTATTGCTACCTGGCGTCCCGCACCATGTTTGATGTTATCGAGCAAGCAGGAAACAGGCTGGTCTGGCGTCCTCTTGGCGGGTGGTACGGGCGAACACCGCAGGATCATCCCCGCCTGCAGGACAAGGTTCGTATTGCCCGCCAGGATCTGGGGCGTATTGCCCGTAAGAAAGGTTTTATTTTCTGTCCGCCGCCAAAGGACTGCGATCCTACCCTGCCTGCTCTGGGGTCTCTCTATGCCGGGAAGGTGGGAAAGCTGAGGCTCTATGTCGAGACGGTCATGCTGAAGGAATGGGGCGAAGGTCTTGATGTCGGACGGGAAGATATCCTTGTCGAACTGGCCTGTGGCATCGGTCTGGACGGGGAAGAGTTCAAGGCAGCCCTGCATAGCGAGGAGGGGCAGGATCAACTGTCCTGCAACTGGCAGGAGGCTGTGACAAAAGGGGTGATCGGTGTGCCGACCTTTGTGGCCAATGACCAGATTTTCTGGGGACATGACCGCCTGGGCTGGCTTCGGGATTATCTGGATGAGCAGGCCGGGGCGTGACCTCAATGGAGAGGATCTGGACAATAAGTCTCGACGACAGTTCGGAAAGTTTTCGGTGTCGTGGAAATGAAGCGATTTTGGCGGCAGCAGAGCGGCAGGGACGCAGGGAGATTGAAATAGGGTGCCGGCGCGGCGGCTGCGGCTTCTGCAGGATAAAGGTTTTATCCGGTAGCTACCGGCTGGGGCCCATGAGCCGGAGCAAGGTCAGTCGGGAAGAGGAGACAAGCGGTATTGTTCTGGCCTGCCGGTTGTATCCGGAAAGCGACCTGAGGATCAGGACCGCAAATTTTTGAGTAAGAAAATTATAGGAAAAAGGAGACAGCAGGATGGCAGTAACAGGAGTGCTTCGACCGGGTTTTTGTCAGTTGAGGGTACTGGATATGGAGGAATCTCTTATCCATTACCGGGACTATATTGGCCTTGATGAAGTTTGTCGTGAAAAGGATGGACGGGTTTATCTGAAAGCCAGTGATGAGTTTGATCATCATAGCATTATTTTGCGTCCGGCGGATGAGCCGGGAATGGACTGTATGGGCTTCAAGGTTCTTGATGACACAGTATTGAACGATATCTCGGCACAGTTGAAAGATCGTGGCCTGGATGTGGAGGAAATTGCGGCCGGCGAACAGCCGGGTCTTGGCCGGCGTATCCGTTTTCAGGCGCCCATGGGGCATTATTTTGACTTTTATGCCGAGATGGAAAGATCCGACAACGGACCGATGGTGCAGGACCCTCATGTCTGGGTAGATCCGCCCAGAGGTATGCGTCCGATCCGGTTTGACCATTGTCTTCTTTATGGTGATGCATTGGATGAAACCATGGAAATTTTCCGTGATGTTCTGGGATTCAGTGTGTCTGAAGTTATCCGTGTCAATGATGGCACGATCAATGCCTATTTCCTGAGCTGTAGCACCAAGGCCCATGATATTGCCCTGATCAGATATCCTGAAAAGGGTAAATTCCATCATTGCTCCTTCCTTCTGGAGGACTGGAATGATGTTGGCCATGCAGCAGACATCATGACCCGCTATGACATCTCTGTAGATATTGGGCCGACCCGGCACGGCATTACCCGCGGCCAGACCATTTATTTCTTTGATCCCAGCGGCAACCGCAACGAGGTCTTTGCCGGTGGTTATGCCTTTTATCCTGACAATCCGGTTAGGGAATGGTGTGAGGATGAAGTGGGGCGCGCCATTTTCTATTACGAGCGTCAGCTCAACGACCGCTTTATGGGCGTTGTAACTTGACAATGCTTCCTACGGCA belongs to Emcibacter sp. and includes:
- a CDS encoding AraC family transcriptional regulator, with amino-acid sequence MGHLLYNHSILRNAHPREVSKYVNSLVGEHYLRVVSGPSPERNRRATLSHKQIEKISFNYLYFGEEVVVSATKPANYYHLQFILDGECGVQTGYGNFTATRDTAVIVNPFHPESFFYSEDCRKIIVRIEKERLDAFMTELIGSPIRKPVEFGSKVDMSSENVASLYRLVSFFCQELNSSHSSLLESDHLSTPVETLFLRAFLQAIPNNYSHMLSHMGPHAVPISIRKVDRFIHENLTEDITMNDLTDVSGLSIRVLYKTFERYKHMAPMAYLKKVRLEKIREKLTSGELAASTITELALEYNFNHLSRFSADYKKHFGELPSESLKFHSHKSRKKC
- a CDS encoding catechol 2,3-dioxygenase, with the protein product MAVTGVLRPGFCQLRVLDMEESLIHYRDYIGLDEVCREKDGRVYLKASDEFDHHSIILRPADEPGMDCMGFKVLDDTVLNDISAQLKDRGLDVEEIAAGEQPGLGRRIRFQAPMGHYFDFYAEMERSDNGPMVQDPHVWVDPPRGMRPIRFDHCLLYGDALDETMEIFRDVLGFSVSEVIRVNDGTINAYFLSCSTKAHDIALIRYPEKGKFHHCSFLLEDWNDVGHAADIMTRYDISVDIGPTRHGITRGQTIYFFDPSGNRNEVFAGGYAFYPDNPVREWCEDEVGRAIFYYERQLNDRFMGVVT
- a CDS encoding 2Fe-2S iron-sulfur cluster-binding protein, encoding MERIWTISLDDSSESFRCRGNEAILAAAERQGRREIEIGCRRGGCGFCRIKVLSGSYRLGPMSRSKVSREEETSGIVLACRLYPESDLRIRTANF
- a CDS encoding 2-hydroxychromene-2-carboxylate isomerase, encoding MDVQVYFNFRSPYCYLASRTMFDVIEQAGNRLVWRPLGGWYGRTPQDHPRLQDKVRIARQDLGRIARKKGFIFCPPPKDCDPTLPALGSLYAGKVGKLRLYVETVMLKEWGEGLDVGREDILVELACGIGLDGEEFKAALHSEEGQDQLSCNWQEAVTKGVIGVPTFVANDQIFWGHDRLGWLRDYLDEQAGA